In Methylocystis sp. IM3, the following are encoded in one genomic region:
- a CDS encoding dihydrolipoamide acetyltransferase family protein yields the protein MSDFKMPALGADMEAGTLVEWHVKQGDRVKSGDVIAVVETQKGAIEVEVFVEGVVSNILVPVGARVPVGTVLARIDGAAGETAQPAAAAARSTTPQVVAAPIPVARPTIATGARLKITPVARRRAAALNIDVTTLRGTGAEGAIRLADVEAAARALPASAPSIRRGVDLSEMRKAIAAAMSRSKREIPHYYLSETVDLHAALTWLENFNRDREPLARILPAVLFLKAAALALRAQPKLNGFYESGAFVPMSEIHIGWAVALRGGGLVAPAIRDTDKKSLADLMSSMRDLVERARRGGLRASELTSPTMTVTSVGDRGAETVTGIIYPPQVAIVGFGRIVTRPFVVEEGIAPRPLVTVSLAADHRVTDGHLGGLYLAEVARLLQEPEKL from the coding sequence ATGAGTGACTTCAAGATGCCGGCGCTCGGCGCCGACATGGAGGCCGGCACGCTCGTTGAATGGCATGTGAAGCAGGGCGATCGCGTGAAGTCGGGCGACGTCATCGCCGTCGTCGAGACGCAGAAGGGCGCGATCGAAGTCGAAGTCTTCGTCGAGGGCGTCGTCTCGAACATACTGGTTCCCGTCGGCGCGCGCGTCCCGGTCGGAACCGTCCTCGCGCGGATCGACGGCGCGGCGGGCGAGACTGCGCAGCCCGCCGCGGCGGCCGCGCGATCGACGACGCCGCAAGTCGTGGCGGCGCCGATTCCTGTCGCAAGGCCAACCATCGCGACAGGCGCGCGCCTGAAGATCACGCCTGTCGCCCGCCGTCGCGCCGCGGCGCTGAACATCGACGTGACGACGCTGCGCGGCACGGGCGCCGAGGGGGCGATCCGGCTCGCGGATGTGGAGGCGGCGGCCCGCGCCCTTCCAGCCAGCGCGCCGTCGATCAGGCGCGGCGTTGATCTGTCGGAAATGCGCAAGGCCATCGCCGCCGCGATGAGTCGCTCGAAGCGCGAGATTCCCCATTACTATCTCAGCGAAACGGTCGATCTTCACGCCGCGCTCACCTGGCTAGAGAACTTCAATCGCGACCGGGAGCCGCTCGCGCGCATCCTGCCGGCCGTGCTTTTTCTCAAGGCCGCCGCCCTCGCGCTGCGCGCGCAGCCGAAACTGAACGGGTTTTACGAGAGCGGCGCCTTCGTCCCCATGAGCGAGATTCACATCGGCTGGGCCGTGGCGCTTCGCGGCGGCGGGCTGGTGGCGCCGGCGATCAGGGACACGGACAAAAAATCGCTTGCCGACCTCATGTCGTCGATGCGCGATCTGGTCGAACGCGCAAGGCGCGGCGGCTTGCGGGCGTCGGAGCTTACGTCTCCCACAATGACCGTGACGAGCGTCGGCGATCGTGGCGCGGAGACGGTGACAGGCATCATCTACCCGCCCCAGGTGGCGATCGTCGGCTTTGGGCGCATCGTCACGCGCCCCTTTGTCGTCGAGGAAGGGATCGCGCCGCGCCCTCTCGTGACGGTGAGCCTCGCCGCCGATCATCGCGTGACCGACGGCCATCTTGGCGGACTCTATCTCGCCGAGGTTGCGCGTCTTTTGCAGGAGCCCGAAAAATTGTGA
- a CDS encoding acyl carrier protein: protein MTSDEIRSLLLQLISDIAPEADPSSVADDADIREAFDLDSMDFANLVVAIHKRTGVNIPEVDYRKLFTIGGAIAYVEKALGQPDSGG from the coding sequence GTGACCAGTGATGAAATAAGATCGCTTCTTCTCCAACTGATCAGCGACATCGCGCCGGAGGCCGATCCGTCGTCCGTCGCCGACGACGCGGACATTCGCGAGGCCTTCGACCTCGACTCCATGGATTTCGCCAATCTGGTGGTTGCGATACACAAGCGTACAGGGGTGAATATTCCGGAGGTCGACTACCGCAAGCTTTTCACGATCGGCGGCGCCATCGCCTATGTCGAGAAGGCGCTCGGCCAGCCGGATTCCGGTGGTTGA